A single Paracoccus pantotrophus DNA region contains:
- a CDS encoding CDP-alcohol phosphatidyltransferase family protein: MTEDFSRRPIASRNTKWAAHVTRRLVARGIAPNRISAGSVVAAALSGGALALSAQTGPLWASGVLLVLGALFCQLRLLCNLFDGLVAVEGGMGSPDGAFWNEVPDRLSDLMILAGLGVAAGWPALGLLAGALAILTAYLREFGRASGLGSDFSGPGAKAHRMAAVTLGALAQTGAWIAGAGWPVLAWTLGLVLALTVATIIRRSRRILCGLAGGA, from the coding sequence GTGACCGAGGATTTCAGCCGGCGCCCGATCGCCAGCCGCAACACGAAATGGGCGGCCCATGTGACCCGGCGCCTTGTCGCGCGCGGGATCGCGCCGAACCGCATCTCGGCCGGATCGGTCGTGGCCGCCGCGCTTTCGGGCGGGGCCCTGGCGCTGTCCGCGCAGACCGGCCCGCTCTGGGCCTCGGGAGTGCTGCTCGTCCTCGGCGCGCTGTTCTGCCAGTTGCGGCTGCTCTGCAACCTGTTCGACGGGCTGGTCGCGGTCGAGGGCGGCATGGGCAGCCCCGACGGCGCCTTCTGGAACGAGGTGCCGGACCGGCTTTCCGACCTGATGATCCTTGCCGGGCTGGGCGTGGCGGCGGGCTGGCCGGCGCTGGGGCTGCTGGCCGGGGCGCTGGCGATCCTGACCGCATACCTGCGCGAATTCGGCCGCGCCTCGGGGCTCGGCTCGGATTTCTCGGGCCCGGGGGCCAAGGCGCACCGCATGGCCGCCGTGACGCTCGGCGCGCTGGCGCAGACCGGCGCCTGGATCGCCGGCGCGGGCTGGCCGGTGCTGGCCTGGACGCTGGGGCTGGTGCTGGCGCTGACGGTGGCGACGATCATCCGCCGCAGCCGGCGCATCCTGTGCGGGCTGGCCGGCGGGGCGTGA
- a CDS encoding phosphatidate cytidylyltransferase yields MDRFYSPSAFVFYGLFGFLVLASLVARWLIRSGRVGGPTAQNLADRIRAWWVMIGVLALIFTLGAGAITLFFALCSMAALREFATITHTRRDDHDGLAIAFYLILPLQYLLVYFEVPVFAALLIPVYSFLLLPVVTVFKGEVQGFLTRVSETQWGLMVCVYCVSHIPAILTLDIPGYRYSAFTLVAWLILVVQASDVLQYVWGKSIGRHLLAPRVSPSKTVEGLAGGMLSATALGMALTPITPFLWWEAGLIALTVTGFGTLGGLIMSAIKRDRGVKDWGTLVQGHGGILDRLDSLVFSAPVFLHILAWGWM; encoded by the coding sequence ATGGACCGCTTCTACTCTCCCTCGGCCTTCGTGTTCTACGGGCTCTTCGGCTTCCTGGTCCTGGCCTCGCTGGTCGCGCGCTGGCTGATCCGCTCGGGGCGGGTCGGCGGCCCCACGGCACAGAACCTCGCCGACCGCATCCGCGCCTGGTGGGTGATGATCGGCGTGCTGGCGCTGATCTTCACCCTGGGCGCCGGGGCGATCACGCTGTTCTTCGCGCTGTGTTCCATGGCGGCGCTGCGCGAGTTTGCCACCATCACCCATACGCGGCGCGACGACCATGACGGGCTGGCCATCGCCTTCTACCTGATCCTGCCGCTGCAATACCTGCTGGTCTATTTCGAGGTGCCGGTCTTTGCCGCGCTGCTGATCCCGGTCTACAGCTTCCTGCTCTTGCCGGTCGTGACCGTGTTCAAGGGCGAGGTGCAGGGCTTCCTGACCCGCGTGTCGGAGACGCAATGGGGGCTGATGGTCTGCGTCTATTGCGTCTCGCATATCCCGGCCATCCTGACGCTGGACATTCCGGGCTATCGCTACAGCGCCTTCACGCTGGTCGCCTGGCTGATCCTGGTGGTGCAGGCCTCGGACGTGCTGCAATATGTCTGGGGCAAGAGCATCGGCCGCCACCTGCTGGCGCCGCGCGTCTCGCCCTCCAAGACGGTCGAGGGGCTGGCCGGCGGCATGCTCAGCGCCACGGCGCTGGGAATGGCGCTGACGCCGATCACCCCGTTCCTGTGGTGGGAGGCGGGGCTGATCGCCCTGACCGTCACCGGCTTCGGCACGCTCGGCGGGCTGATCATGTCGGCGATCAAGCGCGACCGCGGCGTCAAGGACTGGGGCACGCTGGTCCAGGGCCATGGCGGCATCCTGGACCGGCTGGACAGCCTGGTCTTCTCGGCGCCGGTCTTCCTGCATATCCTGGCATGGGGGTGGATGTGA
- a CDS encoding lysophospholipid acyltransferase family protein, with protein MTATIPARLTRAGLVATARILISLRAIDLPPPGGAPRILVANHVSHADFVALWSALPKPHRLRTRPVAGADYWERSAIRRWIAHQVFRAVLIDRDPASRRADPVETVAQVLRGGEDVIFFPEGTRNLTDARLLPLKSGIYHLARAVPEAEIVPAWILNLDRILPKGAFLPVPLNCAVRFGAPMRVETGESREDFLQRLAAAMLALSDTKA; from the coding sequence ATGACGGCGACGATTCCGGCAAGACTGACCCGCGCGGGACTGGTTGCGACGGCGCGCATCCTCATCAGCCTGCGCGCCATCGACCTGCCGCCGCCGGGCGGCGCGCCGCGCATCCTGGTCGCGAACCATGTCAGCCATGCCGATTTCGTCGCGCTCTGGTCGGCGCTGCCCAAGCCGCACCGGCTGCGCACCCGCCCGGTCGCCGGCGCCGATTACTGGGAACGCTCGGCCATCCGCCGCTGGATCGCCCATCAGGTGTTCCGCGCCGTGCTGATCGACCGCGACCCGGCCAGCCGCCGCGCCGATCCCGTCGAGACCGTGGCCCAGGTGCTGCGCGGCGGCGAGGACGTGATCTTCTTTCCCGAGGGCACGCGCAACCTGACCGACGCCCGGCTCCTGCCGCTGAAATCCGGCATCTACCACCTGGCCCGCGCCGTCCCCGAGGCCGAGATCGTGCCGGCCTGGATCCTGAACCTCGACCGCATCCTGCCCAAGGGCGCCTTCCTGCCGGTGCCGCTGAACTGCGCCGTCCGCTTCGGCGCCCCGATGCGGGTCGAGACCGGCGAGAGCCGCGAGGATTTCCTGCAACGCCTCGCCGCCGCGATGCTGGCGCTCTCCGACACGAAGGCATAG
- a CDS encoding MacB family efflux pump subunit yields MQAPLIRLRGISREYPSGEGVLRVLKDIDLDIAQGEYVAVMGASGSGKSTLMNILGCLDRPTSGSYLLDGREVAQREPGELAALRRETFGFIFQRYHLLAEMTALGNVEVPAIYRGLPAEARRARARALLDRLGLGDRLGHRPGQLSGGQQQRVSIARALVNDARVILADEPTGALDSRSGDEVLAILERLNAEGRTVVIVTHDPKVAARARRVVEIADGRIIADRRSDAPAGAAALAAPEQPRAAAPVLGRLAEALRMAVLAMRAHKLRSFLTMLGIIIGIASVVSVVALGEGSRQRVLQNIAGLGTNTLQIYPGRDFGDMRSGRVTTLVTADGAALARQPYVASVSPTVGSSQTLRHGATEAGAQISGVGEQYFDVAGITLTQGRSFDAADVAAMSQNVVIDENTRTSLFGEGPALGQVFMAGKVPLRVIGVAEAQNRGPGGSTSLTVYAPYTTVQARYLGSTSVSGLTLRVADEVDMALAEQMVTDMLTQRHGSKDFFIVNNDQIRQTITSTTQTLTLLIAAIAVISLLVGGIGVMNIMLVSVTERIGEIGLRMAVGARRGDIRAQFLIEAVLVCVIGGAAGILAALGFGLAFERLSSNFTLVYSPLSMVAALASACGIGLIFGYLPAVNAAKLDPVAALAKG; encoded by the coding sequence ATGCAGGCCCCGCTGATCCGGCTACGCGGCATCAGCCGCGAATACCCCTCGGGCGAGGGGGTGCTGCGCGTGCTCAAGGACATCGACCTCGACATCGCGCAGGGCGAATATGTCGCGGTCATGGGCGCCTCGGGCTCGGGGAAATCGACGCTGATGAACATCCTGGGCTGCCTCGACCGGCCGACATCCGGCAGCTACCTGCTGGACGGGCGCGAGGTGGCGCAGCGCGAGCCGGGCGAGCTGGCGGCGCTCAGGCGCGAAACCTTCGGCTTCATCTTCCAGCGCTATCACCTGCTGGCCGAGATGACGGCGCTGGGAAATGTCGAGGTGCCGGCGATCTATCGCGGCCTGCCCGCCGAGGCGCGCCGCGCCCGCGCCCGCGCGCTTCTGGACCGGCTGGGGCTGGGCGACCGGCTGGGCCACCGGCCGGGCCAGCTTTCGGGCGGCCAGCAGCAGCGCGTCTCGATCGCCCGCGCGCTGGTCAACGACGCCCGCGTGATCCTGGCCGACGAGCCGACCGGCGCGCTCGACAGCCGCAGCGGCGACGAGGTGCTGGCCATCCTGGAACGGCTGAACGCCGAGGGCCGCACCGTGGTCATCGTCACCCACGACCCCAAGGTCGCCGCCCGCGCCCGCCGCGTGGTCGAGATCGCCGACGGCCGCATCATCGCCGACCGCCGCAGCGACGCGCCCGCCGGGGCGGCGGCTTTGGCCGCGCCCGAACAGCCCCGCGCCGCCGCCCCGGTGCTGGGCCGGCTGGCCGAGGCGCTGCGCATGGCGGTGCTGGCCATGCGCGCCCACAAGCTGCGCAGTTTCCTGACCATGCTGGGCATCATCATCGGCATCGCCTCGGTGGTCTCGGTGGTGGCCTTGGGCGAGGGCTCGCGCCAGCGCGTGCTGCAAAACATCGCCGGGCTGGGCACGAATACGCTGCAGATCTATCCCGGCCGGGATTTCGGCGACATGCGCTCGGGGCGGGTGACGACGCTGGTCACGGCCGACGGCGCGGCGCTGGCACGCCAGCCCTATGTCGCCTCGGTCAGCCCGACGGTCGGCAGTTCGCAGACCCTGCGCCACGGCGCGACCGAGGCCGGCGCCCAGATCAGCGGCGTGGGCGAGCAATATTTCGACGTGGCCGGCATCACCCTGACCCAGGGCCGCAGCTTCGACGCGGCCGATGTGGCGGCGATGAGCCAGAATGTCGTCATCGACGAGAATACCCGAACGAGCCTGTTCGGCGAGGGCCCGGCGCTGGGTCAGGTCTTCATGGCCGGCAAGGTGCCCCTGCGGGTGATCGGCGTGGCCGAGGCGCAGAACCGCGGCCCCGGCGGCTCGACCAGCCTGACCGTCTATGCCCCCTATACCACGGTGCAGGCGCGCTACCTGGGCTCGACCAGCGTCAGCGGGTTGACCCTGCGGGTGGCCGACGAGGTGGACATGGCGCTGGCCGAGCAGATGGTCACCGACATGCTGACCCAGCGCCACGGCAGCAAGGATTTCTTCATCGTCAACAATGACCAGATCCGCCAGACCATCACCTCGACCACCCAGACCCTGACGCTGCTGATCGCGGCCATCGCGGTGATCTCGCTGCTGGTGGGCGGCATCGGGGTGATGAACATCATGCTGGTTTCCGTCACCGAGCGCATCGGCGAGATCGGGCTGCGCATGGCGGTGGGCGCCCGGCGCGGCGACATCCGCGCGCAATTCCTGATCGAGGCGGTGCTGGTCTGCGTCATCGGCGGCGCGGCGGGCATCCTGGCCGCGCTCGGCTTCGGCCTGGCCTTCGAGCGGCTGAGCAGCAATTTCACCCTGGTCTATTCGCCGCTCTCCATGGTCGCCGCGCTGGCCAGCGCCTGCGGCATCGGCCTGATCTTCGGCTACCTGCCCGCCGTCAACGCCGCCAAGCTCGACCCCGTCGCCGCCCTCGCCAAGGGCTGA
- a CDS encoding efflux RND transporter periplasmic adaptor subunit codes for MRKPVALVLIAAALVALLAGLGGLGEGKSAAPAYVSAAVTRSDIEVTVLAEGRVKPSNLVAVGAQVSGRITELAVRLGQRVEQGDLIAQIDSVQQANELRTAEAALANLRAQMAERQAVLALAEKTLERAENLIRSNAAARSTMDSARQDVEIARAQIAALEAQIAQAEVAIEIARTDLDYTRVTAPSAGTVLAIVSQAGQTVNAVQSSPTIVVLGQLDRMEIHAEISEADIGKVRPGQQVRFTLLDDSGRSYRGVLDSIAPAPQSIVNDSAIQGGSTADSSSGAIYYTGIIPVENPDGQLRSYMTAQVSIVLGAAQDVLTIPSSALGRRNPDGSHQVRVLGGAGIETRDVVVGLNDKVLAEVVSGLKEGERVVTGEQAGAPASAPRGSRRMMSPLGG; via the coding sequence ATGCGCAAGCCCGTTGCCCTTGTCCTGATCGCCGCGGCGCTGGTCGCCCTGCTGGCCGGTCTGGGCGGCCTGGGCGAGGGCAAATCCGCCGCGCCCGCCTATGTGAGCGCCGCAGTCACCCGCAGCGACATCGAGGTCACGGTGCTGGCCGAGGGGCGGGTCAAACCCTCGAACCTGGTGGCGGTGGGCGCCCAGGTCTCGGGGCGGATCACCGAACTGGCGGTGCGGCTGGGCCAGCGGGTGGAACAGGGCGACCTGATCGCCCAGATCGACTCGGTCCAGCAGGCCAACGAATTGCGCACGGCCGAGGCCGCGCTGGCCAATCTGCGCGCGCAGATGGCCGAGCGCCAGGCCGTGCTGGCTCTGGCCGAAAAGACGCTGGAGCGGGCCGAGAACCTGATCCGCTCGAACGCTGCCGCGCGCAGCACCATGGACAGCGCCCGGCAGGACGTCGAGATCGCCCGCGCCCAGATCGCCGCGCTGGAGGCGCAGATCGCCCAGGCCGAGGTCGCCATCGAGATCGCCCGGACCGACCTCGACTATACCCGCGTCACCGCGCCCAGCGCCGGCACGGTGCTGGCCATCGTCAGCCAGGCCGGGCAGACCGTGAACGCGGTGCAATCCTCGCCCACCATCGTCGTGCTGGGCCAGCTCGACCGCATGGAGATCCATGCCGAGATCTCCGAGGCCGATATCGGCAAGGTCCGGCCCGGCCAGCAGGTGCGCTTCACCCTGCTCGACGACAGCGGCCGCAGCTACCGGGGCGTGCTGGATTCCATCGCCCCCGCGCCGCAAAGCATTGTCAACGACAGCGCCATCCAGGGCGGCAGCACCGCCGACAGCAGCAGCGGCGCCATCTATTACACCGGCATCATCCCGGTCGAGAACCCGGACGGCCAGCTGCGCAGCTACATGACCGCCCAGGTCAGCATCGTGCTGGGCGCGGCGCAGGACGTGCTGACCATCCCCTCCAGCGCGCTCGGCCGGCGCAACCCGGACGGCAGCCACCAGGTCCGGGTGCTGGGCGGCGCCGGCATCGAGACCCGCGACGTGGTGGTCGGGCTGAACGACAAGGTGCTGGCCGAGGTGGTCTCGGGCCTCAAGGAAGGCGAGCGCGTAGTGACCGGCGAACAGGCCGGCGCCCCGGCCTCGGCCCCGCGCGGCAGCCGGCGCATGATGAGCCCGCTGGGTGGCTGA
- a CDS encoding DUF1801 domain-containing protein: protein MTSKKTPSAEKPRGQGGPVLLSGGNPQIAKGYGDAPVQAYIAAMPEWKSDLGRRMDDIIARVVPGVRKAVKWNSPFYGLADDCWFLSFHCFTKYVKVTFFRGTALEPPPPGRSKHPQVRYLDIREGEFDEAQFADWVAQASRLPGEKM from the coding sequence ATGACCAGCAAAAAGACCCCGAGCGCCGAGAAACCCAGGGGGCAGGGCGGCCCCGTGCTGTTGTCGGGCGGCAATCCCCAGATCGCCAAGGGCTATGGCGACGCCCCGGTCCAGGCCTATATCGCCGCCATGCCGGAATGGAAAAGCGACCTCGGGCGGCGGATGGACGACATCATCGCGCGCGTCGTGCCCGGCGTGCGCAAGGCGGTCAAATGGAACTCGCCCTTCTACGGGCTGGCGGATGATTGCTGGTTCCTGAGCTTTCACTGCTTCACGAAATACGTGAAGGTGACGTTCTTTCGCGGCACGGCGCTGGAGCCGCCGCCGCCGGGCAGGTCCAAGCACCCGCAGGTGCGCTATCTCGACATCCGCGAGGGCGAGTTCGACGAGGCGCAATTCGCCGATTGGGTCGCGCAGGCCAGCCGGCTGCCCGGCGAGAAGATGTGA
- the mmsB gene encoding 3-hydroxyisobutyrate dehydrogenase, with amino-acid sequence MKIGFIGLGNMGGPMAANLAKAGHAVAGFDLAAPMPEGVAKAASAAEAAQGADVVITMLPNGAILRAVADEVVPAMTAGAVFCDCSTVDVESARAVSAQAQAAGLGALDAPVSGGVGGATAGTLTFMVGGAAEAFDKVKPLFDVMGQKAVHCGAAGAGQAAKICNNMILGVTMIATCEAFALADKLGLDRQKMFDVVSTSSGYSWTMNAYCPAPGVGPQSPADNGYKPGFAAELMLKDLRLSQQAAEAADADTPMGELAAALYARFVEDEDGKGRDFSAMLPRFEARHRHG; translated from the coding sequence ATGAAGATCGGATTCATCGGCTTGGGCAATATGGGCGGCCCGATGGCGGCCAATCTGGCCAAGGCAGGGCACGCGGTCGCGGGCTTCGACCTGGCCGCGCCGATGCCCGAGGGCGTCGCCAAGGCCGCCAGCGCCGCCGAGGCGGCGCAGGGCGCCGATGTCGTCATCACCATGCTGCCGAACGGCGCCATCCTGCGCGCGGTCGCGGATGAGGTCGTCCCGGCCATGACCGCGGGCGCGGTGTTCTGCGACTGCTCGACGGTGGACGTGGAAAGCGCCCGCGCGGTCTCGGCGCAGGCGCAGGCGGCGGGGCTGGGCGCGCTGGACGCGCCGGTTTCGGGCGGGGTCGGCGGCGCGACCGCCGGCACGCTGACCTTCATGGTCGGCGGCGCGGCCGAGGCTTTCGACAAGGTGAAGCCGCTTTTCGACGTCATGGGCCAGAAGGCGGTGCATTGCGGCGCGGCGGGCGCCGGCCAGGCGGCCAAGATCTGCAACAACATGATCCTGGGCGTGACCATGATCGCCACCTGCGAGGCCTTTGCGCTGGCCGACAAGCTGGGGCTGGACCGGCAGAAGATGTTCGACGTGGTCTCGACCTCCTCGGGCTACAGCTGGACGATGAACGCCTATTGCCCGGCGCCGGGCGTGGGTCCGCAATCGCCCGCCGACAACGGCTACAAGCCGGGCTTCGCCGCCGAGCTGATGCTGAAAGACCTGCGGCTGAGCCAGCAGGCCGCCGAGGCCGCGGATGCCGACACGCCGATGGGCGAGCTGGCCGCCGCGCTCTATGCCCGCTTCGTCGAGGACGAGGACGGCAAGGGCCGCGATTTCTCGGCCATGCTGCCCAGATTCGAGGCCCGGCACCGGCACGGCTGA
- a CDS encoding enoyl-CoA hydratase/isomerase family protein yields the protein MAEMPESDMIIRKDRRAGRLTFNRPQALNALSHEMALAIDAALREWQDDPEVALVVIDAEGERAFCSGGDIAAVYRAGLAGDHRVGREFFRDEYRMNARIKDYPKPIVAFMQGFVMGGGVGVGGHASHRIVGDTTQIAMPETGIGLIPDVGGSWLLGHAPGRCGEYLGLTGARIGAGDAIFTGFADSYIPEAEWPALIDRLAETGDVAAITPRPRPAAPLEGRDLSAFGGPSVAEIVAALEAAGDEAALKPLRRNSPLSMAATLALVRAARGDARLRDSLSRELRFTARATAESDFLEGVRAQIIDKDRNPQWSADASPAHVEAMLAPLGEDEIEWEDRT from the coding sequence ATGGCCGAGATGCCCGAATCCGACATGATCATCCGCAAGGACCGCCGCGCCGGCCGGCTGACCTTCAACCGCCCGCAGGCGCTGAACGCGCTGAGCCACGAGATGGCGCTGGCCATCGACGCCGCCTTGCGCGAATGGCAGGACGATCCCGAAGTGGCGCTGGTCGTCATCGACGCCGAGGGCGAGCGCGCCTTTTGCTCGGGCGGCGACATCGCGGCGGTCTATCGCGCCGGGCTTGCGGGCGACCACCGGGTCGGGCGCGAGTTCTTCCGCGACGAATACCGCATGAACGCCCGGATCAAGGACTATCCCAAGCCCATCGTCGCCTTCATGCAGGGTTTCGTCATGGGCGGCGGCGTCGGCGTCGGCGGCCATGCCAGCCACCGCATCGTCGGCGACACCACCCAGATCGCCATGCCCGAGACCGGCATCGGCCTGATCCCCGACGTGGGCGGCAGCTGGCTTCTGGGCCACGCACCGGGCCGCTGCGGCGAATATCTGGGCCTGACCGGGGCGCGCATCGGCGCCGGCGACGCGATCTTCACCGGCTTCGCCGACAGCTACATCCCCGAGGCGGAATGGCCGGCGCTGATCGACCGGCTGGCCGAGACCGGAGACGTGGCCGCAATCACGCCCCGCCCCCGCCCCGCGGCGCCGCTGGAGGGCCGCGACCTTTCCGCCTTCGGCGGTCCGAGCGTGGCCGAGATCGTCGCCGCGCTGGAAGCGGCCGGCGACGAGGCGGCGTTGAAGCCCTTGCGCCGCAACTCGCCCCTGTCGATGGCGGCGACGCTGGCGCTGGTGCGCGCCGCGCGCGGCGATGCCCGCCTGCGCGACAGCCTTTCGCGCGAGCTGCGCTTCACCGCCCGCGCCACGGCCGAAAGCGATTTCCTGGAAGGCGTGCGGGCGCAGATCATCGACAAGGACCGCAACCCGCAATGGTCGGCCGATGCCAGCCCGGCGCATGTCGAGGCGATGCTGGCACCGCTGGGCGAGGACGAAATCGAATGGGAGGACCGGACATGA
- a CDS encoding acyl-CoA dehydrogenase family protein: protein MDFALSEEQQAIFDLARDFGTAEIAPHARAWEEAGTIPRALWHKAAELGFGGVYVGEDHGGTGLSRLDATLVFEALAMACPSVGSFLSIHNMCGGMIDKFGTPANKARWLPGLCSMETVFSYCLTEPGSGSDAAALRTRAERVEGGWKLNGTKAFISGGSYSDCYLVMVRTGQDGPRGISTMVVEAGTPGLSFGALEHKMGWKAQPTAQVQFDDCVIPEENLIGEEGRGFAYAMAGLDGGRLNISAGALGGAQAALDATLRYMGERRAFGQTLDQFQALQFRLAEMETALQSARIFLRQAAWKLDRGARDATKFCAMAKLHVTDRAFEVANQCLQLHGGYGYLADYGIEKLVRDLRVHQILEGTNEIMRLIIGRALLAERD from the coding sequence GAGATCGCGCCCCATGCCCGCGCCTGGGAAGAGGCGGGCACCATCCCGCGCGCGCTGTGGCACAAGGCCGCCGAACTGGGTTTCGGCGGCGTCTATGTCGGCGAGGATCACGGCGGCACCGGGCTTTCGCGGCTGGACGCCACGCTGGTCTTCGAGGCGCTGGCCATGGCCTGCCCCTCGGTCGGCTCGTTCCTGTCGATCCACAACATGTGCGGCGGCATGATCGACAAGTTCGGCACCCCCGCGAACAAGGCGCGCTGGCTGCCCGGCCTGTGCAGCATGGAGACGGTGTTCTCCTATTGCCTGACCGAGCCGGGCTCGGGCTCGGACGCCGCGGCGCTGCGCACCCGCGCCGAGCGGGTCGAGGGCGGCTGGAAGCTGAACGGCACCAAGGCCTTCATCTCGGGCGGCAGCTATTCGGATTGCTACCTGGTCATGGTGCGTACCGGGCAGGACGGGCCGCGCGGCATCTCGACCATGGTGGTCGAGGCCGGCACGCCGGGCCTGAGCTTCGGCGCGCTGGAACACAAGATGGGCTGGAAGGCGCAGCCGACCGCGCAGGTGCAATTCGACGATTGCGTGATCCCCGAGGAGAACCTGATCGGCGAGGAAGGCCGCGGCTTCGCCTATGCCATGGCGGGCCTGGACGGCGGGCGGCTGAACATCTCGGCCGGCGCGCTTGGCGGTGCGCAGGCGGCGCTGGACGCGACCCTGCGCTACATGGGCGAGCGGCGCGCCTTCGGCCAGACGCTCGACCAGTTCCAGGCGCTGCAGTTCCGGCTGGCCGAGATGGAGACGGCGCTGCAATCGGCGCGCATCTTCCTGCGCCAGGCGGCCTGGAAGCTGGACCGGGGCGCGCGGGACGCCACCAAGTTCTGCGCCATGGCCAAGCTGCATGTCACCGACCGCGCCTTCGAGGTCGCCAATCAGTGCCTGCAATTGCATGGCGGCTACGGCTACCTGGCCGATTACGGGATCGAGAAGCTCGTGCGCGACCTGCGCGTGCACCAGATCCTGGAAGGCACCAATGAAATCATGCGGCTGATCATCGGCCGCGCCCTGCTGGCGGAGCGTGACTGA